A genomic segment from Salmo trutta chromosome 38, fSalTru1.1, whole genome shotgun sequence encodes:
- the LOC115178363 gene encoding ribosome-binding protein 1-like isoform X1 encodes MLKDLQKSVEEEEHVWKLKMAEEQRQAALDQVKVLEQAAEGMKMDNESTDQLKEQVLLLEAQLEKQLESISFSQTYAEEVAQLKALLTKTQSQLETAQLEEQKQAEELSVVGFVKFMFLVSLYFCYYGAITQSRVRLRRKLVRGWT; translated from the exons ATGCTGAAAGACCTTCAGAAGagtgtggaggaagaggagcacgtGTGGAAGCTCAAAATGGCAGAGGAGCAACGGCAAGCA GCTTTGGATCAGGTGAAAGTGTTGGAGCAAGCTGCAGAGGGTATGAAGATGGACAATGAAAGCACAGACCAG ctgaaagagcaggtgttgctTCTGGAGGCCCAGTTGGAGAAACAGCTGGAGTCCATCAGCTTTAGTCAGACCTACGCCGAGGAGGTCGCCCAG CTAAAGGCCTTGTTAACGAAGACCCAGAGTCAGCTGGAGACGGCACAATTGGAAGAACAGAAGCAGGCAGAGGAACTCTCTGTGGTAGGTtttgttaagttcatgtttttagtatccctatatttctgttattacggggctATCACTCAGTCAAGAGTGCGCCTGCGCAGGAAGTTAGTTCGTGGATGGACCTAG
- the LOC115178363 gene encoding ribosome-binding protein 1-like isoform X2 translates to MEVKITDAVESSADTEQLQSSLKERESQVASLEEDLKQLREEMAQGKSANVESGSETEAEQPFESLEKDSQMLCLEEELQRLKEEMEQVRIKSNDLHENNWVAMEALTAAEKLNKERLAVAKGAQSVAEEALSSFQTEA, encoded by the exons ATGGAGGTGAAGATCACTGATGCT GTGGAGAGCTCAGCAGACACAGAGCAGCTTCAGAGCAGtctgaaggagagggagagccaGGTGGCCTCATTAGAGGAAGATCTCAAACAGCTGAGAGAGGAGATGGCGCAAGGGAAGAGTGCAAACGTT GAGTCAGGAAGTGAGACAGAAGCTGAACAGCCATTTGAAAG CCTTGAGAAAGATTCCCAGATGTTATGTCTGGAAGAGGAGCTACAAAGGCTAAAGGAGGAAATGGAACAAGTTAGGATCAAAAGCAAT GATCTTCACGAAAACAACTGGGTGGCAATGGAAGCCTTGACCGCTGCTGAGAAGTTGAATAAGGAAAGACTGGCTGTGGCGAAGGGTGCACAG AGCGTAGCCGAGGAAGCACTAAGCTCGTTCCAGACAGAAGCTTAA
- the LOC115178362 gene encoding ribosome-binding protein 1-like, whose protein sequence is MEVYDSQTLGFMVFGGFMAVSAIGIALVSTLSMKEMPYEEALAKHRRFSMKQKALENKSKGKKKEEWPNGNFPEPVAESASEPEPEPLASPELEPESVIAAPAPVMVACAARGRGGRCPLPEEEGGQGGTGACRSPGDHSQGSARHGRATC, encoded by the coding sequence ATGGAGGTTTACGATTCGCAAACCCTCGGTTTCATGGTCTTTGGTGGATTCATGGCAGTCTCCGCCATCGgcattgctctggtctccacgcTCTCCATGAAAGAGATGCCGTACGAGGAGGCCCTGGCTAAGCACCGCCGCTTCTCTATGAAGCAGAAGGCGTTGGAGAACAAGAGCAAAGGCAAGAAGAAAGAAGAGTGGCCCAACGGGAATTTCCCAGAACCGGTTGCAGAGTCTGCTAGCGAGCCCGAACCTGAGCCTCTCGCCTCCCCCGAGCTTGAACCAGAGTCCGTCATTGCTGCCCCAGCGCCTGTCATGGTCGCTTGTGCTGCTCGTGGCCGTGGAGGTCGTTGCCCCCTCCCCGAAGAAGAAGGTGGCCAAGGTGGCACCGGCGCCTGCCGTAGTCCCGGAGACCATAGCCAAGGAAGTGCCCGTCATGGTCGTGCCACCTGTTGA